A single genomic interval of Trinickia acidisoli harbors:
- a CDS encoding response regulator transcription factor — protein MKSLSSYAMKVLLVEDYAPIRERLCDLVRTVPGAQIVAEADEPATAVAAIDANEPDVVIVDLQLKAGTSGLTILKWLHEHRPATAVIVLSNSAYAQMRKVCYGLGVRLFLDKAGEFGQLHAALSELARRCPPASSPPSSS, from the coding sequence TTGAAATCGCTTTCTTCTTATGCCATGAAGGTGCTACTCGTAGAAGACTACGCGCCGATCCGCGAGCGCTTATGCGACCTCGTGCGGACCGTCCCCGGCGCGCAAATCGTGGCCGAGGCCGACGAACCCGCCACGGCCGTTGCCGCCATCGACGCGAACGAGCCCGACGTCGTCATCGTCGATTTGCAGTTGAAAGCAGGCACGAGCGGCCTGACGATTCTGAAGTGGCTGCACGAGCACCGGCCCGCGACGGCCGTCATCGTGCTCAGCAATTCGGCCTATGCGCAAATGCGCAAGGTTTGCTATGGCCTCGGCGTGCGGCTCTTTCTGGACAAGGCCGGCGAGTTCGGCCAACTGCATGCGGCGCTGAGCGAGCTTGCCCGCCGCTGTCCGCCTGCATCGTCCCCGCCGTCCTCGTCTTGA